From Humisphaera borealis, the proteins below share one genomic window:
- a CDS encoding ankyrin repeat domain-containing protein: MPDFIATRRPIRIDRVLRRAAVGALVGCVLACGVVSGATGAERPASLADAAEKADWPRVAKLIETGADVNTGQADGATALHWAVHRDDSATVKLLLTAGANPKAANRYGVTPLSLACVNGSGMIVTALLEAGADPNATLRGGETALMTAARTGRISPLQALLRHKANVDAADRKGQTAIMWAAADGHADAVQLLIKAGADFRRRLDSGFTPFLFAARNGRIEVVRTLLKSGIDANEVIKTEKGAGRAPRDGTSALLLAVENGHFDLATELIAAGADPNDMRSGFTPLHALSWVRKPDRGDDLGGQPPPQGSGRMSSIEFAKFLIAHRADINRPLKNGNPGRGKLNMAGATPLLLASKTAALELMKLLVASGANPQLGNADGATPIMAAAGLGCLAPTEEAGTEPECVAAVEYLLSLGGDINTRDKNLETAMHGAAYKSLPKVVALLARSGAKIDVWNQRNKYGWTPVTIAEGFRPGNFKPSVETLDALHKVMRDAGVTPPPPTPRSEAAKPPQQ, encoded by the coding sequence ATGCCAGACTTCATCGCGACACGCAGACCGATCCGAATTGACCGCGTGCTGCGCCGCGCCGCCGTCGGTGCGCTCGTGGGTTGTGTGCTTGCGTGCGGCGTCGTGTCTGGCGCGACGGGAGCCGAACGCCCCGCATCCCTCGCCGACGCGGCCGAGAAGGCCGATTGGCCGCGCGTCGCAAAGCTGATTGAGACCGGAGCCGACGTCAATACCGGTCAAGCGGACGGTGCTACTGCCCTGCACTGGGCGGTCCATCGCGACGATTCCGCGACGGTGAAATTGCTTCTGACGGCGGGCGCCAACCCTAAGGCTGCCAATCGATATGGTGTGACGCCTCTCTCGCTGGCGTGCGTCAACGGGAGCGGAATGATTGTCACCGCGCTGCTCGAGGCCGGTGCCGATCCGAATGCGACCTTGCGCGGTGGCGAGACGGCGCTCATGACCGCGGCCCGGACCGGCCGCATCTCGCCCCTTCAGGCGTTGCTGCGCCACAAGGCAAACGTTGACGCTGCCGATCGGAAGGGACAGACGGCGATCATGTGGGCCGCTGCCGACGGTCACGCTGACGCCGTGCAGTTGCTGATCAAGGCTGGTGCCGACTTTCGTCGGCGGCTCGATTCGGGGTTCACACCGTTTCTGTTCGCGGCGCGCAACGGGCGAATCGAAGTTGTACGGACGCTGCTCAAGTCCGGCATTGATGCCAATGAAGTGATCAAAACGGAGAAGGGAGCAGGCCGAGCACCGCGTGACGGGACCAGTGCGCTGCTGCTTGCAGTGGAGAACGGGCACTTCGACCTCGCGACCGAGTTGATTGCCGCAGGTGCCGATCCTAATGACATGCGGTCAGGCTTCACCCCGCTGCATGCCTTGTCGTGGGTTCGCAAGCCCGATCGTGGCGATGATCTGGGTGGACAGCCGCCACCGCAGGGGTCGGGAAGAATGAGCAGTATCGAGTTCGCAAAGTTCCTGATTGCACACCGGGCCGACATCAACAGGCCGCTGAAGAACGGCAACCCCGGCAGAGGAAAGCTGAACATGGCCGGGGCAACGCCGCTGCTGCTGGCGTCGAAAACGGCCGCCCTGGAACTGATGAAACTGCTGGTGGCTTCCGGGGCCAATCCACAACTGGGGAACGCCGACGGTGCGACGCCGATCATGGCAGCGGCGGGCCTCGGGTGTCTCGCCCCCACCGAGGAGGCAGGGACCGAGCCGGAGTGTGTGGCAGCGGTCGAGTACCTCCTGTCTCTGGGCGGAGATATCAACACGCGTGACAAAAATCTCGAGACGGCAATGCACGGTGCGGCGTACAAGAGTCTGCCAAAGGTCGTGGCGTTGTTGGCACGAAGTGGGGCGAAGATCGACGTCTGGAATCAGCGGAACAAATACGGCTGGACACCGGTCACGATCGCCGAGGGGTTTCGGCCGGGTAACTTCAAGCCGTCCGTCGAGACACTTGATGCACTGCACAAGGTGATGCGCGACGCCGGGGTGACCCCGCCACCGCCCACGCCAAGATCCGAGGCAGCCAAGCCGCCTCAACAGTGA